One window of the Perca fluviatilis chromosome 5, GENO_Pfluv_1.0, whole genome shotgun sequence genome contains the following:
- the pik3cd gene encoding phosphatidylinositol 4,5-bisphosphate 3-kinase catalytic subunit delta isoform isoform X1 has product MPPGKYGMQEEGDQELMMDFLLPTGIFLKFPVSPNDTIKSIKKMVWKNARSEALFSALGDPDAYVFTCINQTAEREELEEESRRISDVRPFMGVLRLVAREGDRVEKLTNTQISLLIGKGLHEFEAQKNHEVNEFRAKMRAFCEEKAQERQMLPWQQWMEYSFPCDLEPCCSPPECGSVKSKNTKKIFINVKFEACDESFMLQQDLQDFPLALMKSALKKKATVFRSVRQEPEDYTLQVNGRWEFIYGKHPMCQFKYMFSCLRNNQIPHLTMVHHSTISKYQEEQGRMSSQGYKTRSLSRPPPLPLKKQNTSSLWSINEPFYIHLLQGSRVNADEGMKLVVQAGLFHGSELLCKVVTTSEVTVCSEPLWDQKLEFDINVADLPRMSRLCFALYAVIEKAKKPRGTKKKNKKADCPIAWVNTMVFDYKDQLKTGEFLLSTWPSVPDDKSDLLNPMGTVEKNPNVDSAAGLLIRFPNIRPHPLYYPPLDKVSDMEKNGDAAIVTKEECMKLKEIMDNKNHTEFFEDEKDLLWKLRTEVRDHYHESLSKLLLITKWNRREDVVQMMSLLRTWRDLPAIHALELLDYSFPDPVVRSFTIRCLRKLSDDELLQYLIQLVQVLKYESYLDCDLTTFLLERALSNWRIGHFLFWHLRSEIHVASVSLRFGLILEAYCRGNIHHIKLLSKQNEALGKMKALSDFVKSGSQKMTADDLKLCIRQESYLEALSDLLSPLNPSIILAEICADKCRFMDSKMKPIWLMYNPCTQEDMVGIIFKNGDDLRQDMLTLQMIQLMENLWKREGLDLRMIPYGCLSTGNKMGLIEVVKNSDTIANIQRNSSNSAATAAFNKDALLNWLKSKNPEDKLDRAIEEFTLSCAGYCVATYVLGIGDRHNDNIMIRETGQLFHIDFGHFLGNFKRKLGINRERVPFILTYDFVHVIQQGRTNNSEKFERFREYCERAYKILCRNGTLFVNLFAMMKAAGLPELTSFKDIQYLKDSLALGKSEEEALKNFKVKFNEALRESWKTKVNWMMHSLAKDNRP; this is encoded by the exons ATGCCCCCGGGGAAGTATGGGATGCAGGAGGAGGGGGACCAGGAGCTCATGATGGACTTCCTGCTGCCTACTGGGATCTTCCTCAAATTTCCTGTGTCTCCAAACGACACCatcaaaagcatcaaaaaa ATGGTTTGGAAAAATGCCAGAAGTGAGGCCCTGTTCAGTGCACTGGGTGATCCCGACGCATACGTCTTCACTTGCATCAACCAGACAGCAGAGAGGGAAGAACTGGAGGAAGAATCGAGGCGCATTAGTGACGTGCGGCCCTTTATGGGTGTTCTGAGGCTGGTGGCGAGGGAGGGCGACCGAGTGGAGAAACTCACCAACACCCAAATCAGCCTGTTAATTGGCAAAG GTCTGCATGAGTTTGAGGCCCAGAAGAACCACGAGGTGAATGAGTTTCGGGCAAAGATGCGTGCGTTTTGTGAAGAGAAGGCTCAGGAGCGGCAGATGTTGCCATGGCAGCAGTGGATGGAATACAGCTTCCCCTGTGACCTGGAGCCGTGCTGCTCTCCGCCGGAGTGTGGGAGCGTGAAGTCAAAAAACACCAAGAAGATTTTCATCAACGTTAAGTTTGAGGCTTGTGAT GAAAGCTTCATGCTGCAGCAGGACCTTCAGGACTTTCCATTGGCTCTGATGAAGAGCGCCCTGAAGAAGAAGGCCACCGTCTTTCGCTCAGTGCGACAGGAGCCCGAGGACTACACCTTACAGGTCAACGGGAGGTGGGAGTTCATCTATGGGAAACATCCCATGTGCCAGTTCAAA TACATGTTCTCGTGTTTGAGAAATAACCAGATCCCTCATCTAACCATGGTGCATCACTCCACCATCAGCAAATACCAGGAGGAGCAGGGCAGAATGAGCAGCCAGGGGTACAAGACTCGCTCCTTGTCCAGACCTCCTCCACTGCCCCTGAAGAAG CAGAACACCTCATCTCTGTGGTCCATCAATGAGCCTTTCTACATTCACCTGCTGCAGGGCAGCCGAGTCAATGCAGACGAAGGAATGAAG CTTGTGGTGCAGGCCGGTCTGTTCCATGGCAGTGAACTCCTCTGTAAGGTGGTGACAACCTCGGAGGTGACAGTGTGCTCTGAGCCGCTGTGGGATCAGAAGCTAGAGTTTGACATAAATGTGGCTGACCTGCCTCGCATGAGCCGCCTGTGCTTTGCGCTCTATGCTGTCATTGAGAAAGCCAAGAAACCCCGCGGCACtaaaaagaagaacaagaaagCG GATTGTCCGATAGCCTGGGTGAACACCATGGTGTTCGACTACAAGGACCAACTGAAGACTGGGGAGTTCCTCTTGTCCACATGGCCATCTGTTCCTG ATGACAAAAGTGACCTGTTGAACCCAATGGGAACAGTCGAGAAGAACCCCAATGTGGACAGTGCTGCTGGGCTTCTCATTCGCTTCCCTAACATCCGGCCACATCCTCTCTATTACCCTCCACTGGACAAG GTGAGTGACATGGAGAAGAATGGTGATGCAGCTATTGTCACAAAAGAAGAG TGCATGAAACTAAAAGAAATCATGGACAACAAAAACCACACTGAGTTTTTCGAGGATGAAAAGGACCTCTTGTGGAAGCTCCGCACGGAAGTCCGCGATCATTATCATGAAAGTCTGTCCAAGCTGCTCCTTATCACCAAGTGGAATCGGCGCGAGGACGTAGTTCAG ATGATGAGTTTACTGAGGACCTGGCGGGACCTCCCTGCCATTCATGCCTTGGAGCTCTTGGACTACAGTTTTCCCGACCCAGTGGTCCGTTCTTTCACAATCAGATGCCTCAGGAAGCTCAG TGATGATGAACTGCTGCAGTACTTAATCCAGCTGGTCCAGGTCCTGAAGTACGAGTCTTACTTGGACTGTGACCTCACCACTTTCCTGCTAGAAAGGGCTTTGTCCAACTGGAGGAttggacactttctgttttGGCATCTCAG GTCAGAGATTCACGTTGCGTCTGTAAGTTTGCGTTTTGGGCTGATTCTGGAGGCCTACTGCAGGGGAAACATCCACCACATCAAGCTTTTAAGCAAACAG AACGAGGCTCTGGGCAAAATGAAGGCCCTGAGTGACTTTGTTAAGTCGGGCTCCCAGAAGATGACAGCTGATGACCTGAAGCTGTGTATCAGACAGGAGTCCTACCTGGAGGCTCTGTCAGACCTGCTGTCACCACTCAACCCCAGCATCATCCTCGCTGAGATCTG TGCAGACAAGTGCAGGTTTATGGACTCCAAGATGAAGCCGATCTGGCTGATGTATAACCCCTGCACTCAAGAAGACATGGTGGGCATCATCTTCAAGAACGGTGATG ATCTTCGACAAGACATGTTGACCCTCCAGATGATCCAGCTGATGGAGAATTTATGGAAGAGAGAAGGCCTGGATCTCAG GATGATCCCATATGGCTGCTTGTCCACTGGGAACAAGATGGGGCTCATCGAGGTAGTGAAGAACTCCGACACTATCGCCAACATCCAACGTAACAGCAGCAACAGTGCTGCCACCGCTGCCTTCAACAAGGATGCCCTGCTCAACTGGCTCAAATCTAAGAATCCTGA GGACAAACTTGATCGAGCAATAGAGGAGTTCACACTGTCCTGTGCTGGCTACTGTGTAGCTACTTACGTCCTGGGCATTGGAGATCGTCACAACGACAATATCATGATCAGGGAAACTGGACAG CTGTTCCACATTGACTTTGGGCATTTCTTGGGCAACTTCAAGCGGAAACTGGGAATCAACAGGGAGCGTGTGCCTTTTATCTTGACTTATGACTTTGTCCATGTGATCCAGCAAGGAAGGACGAACAACAGTGAGAAGTTTGAGAG ATTCAGGGAGTACTGTGAGCGGGCCTATAAGATCCTGTGTCGAAACGGGACGCTGTTCGTCAACCTCTTTGCCATGATGAAGGCAGCAGGACTGCCAGAGCTCACCTCCTTCAAAGACATCCAGTATCTAAAG gaCTCTTTAGCTTTGGGAAAATCAGAGGAAGAGGCCCTGAAGAATTTCAAAGTGAAGTTCAACGAAGCTCTGCGTGAGAGCTGGAAGACGAAGGTCAACTGGATGATGCACTCCTTGGCCAAAGATAATAGACCGTGA
- the pik3cd gene encoding phosphatidylinositol 4,5-bisphosphate 3-kinase catalytic subunit delta isoform isoform X2 → MPPGKYGMQEEGDQELMMDFLLPTGIFLKFPVSPNDTIKSIKKMVWKNARSEALFSALGDPDAYVFTCINQTAEREELEEESRRISDVRPFMGVLRLVAREGDRVEKLTNTQISLLIGKGLHEFEAQKNHEVNEFRAKMRAFCEEKAQERQMLPWQQWMEYSFPCDLEPCCSPPECGSVKSKNTKKIFINVKFEACDESFMLQQDLQDFPLALMKSALKKKATVFRSVRQEPEDYTLQVNGRWEFIYGKHPMCQFKYMFSCLRNNQIPHLTMVHHSTISKYQEEQGRMSSQGYKTRSLSRPPPLPLKKNTSSLWSINEPFYIHLLQGSRVNADEGMKLVVQAGLFHGSELLCKVVTTSEVTVCSEPLWDQKLEFDINVADLPRMSRLCFALYAVIEKAKKPRGTKKKNKKADCPIAWVNTMVFDYKDQLKTGEFLLSTWPSVPDDKSDLLNPMGTVEKNPNVDSAAGLLIRFPNIRPHPLYYPPLDKVSDMEKNGDAAIVTKEECMKLKEIMDNKNHTEFFEDEKDLLWKLRTEVRDHYHESLSKLLLITKWNRREDVVQMMSLLRTWRDLPAIHALELLDYSFPDPVVRSFTIRCLRKLSDDELLQYLIQLVQVLKYESYLDCDLTTFLLERALSNWRIGHFLFWHLRSEIHVASVSLRFGLILEAYCRGNIHHIKLLSKQNEALGKMKALSDFVKSGSQKMTADDLKLCIRQESYLEALSDLLSPLNPSIILAEICADKCRFMDSKMKPIWLMYNPCTQEDMVGIIFKNGDDLRQDMLTLQMIQLMENLWKREGLDLRMIPYGCLSTGNKMGLIEVVKNSDTIANIQRNSSNSAATAAFNKDALLNWLKSKNPEDKLDRAIEEFTLSCAGYCVATYVLGIGDRHNDNIMIRETGQLFHIDFGHFLGNFKRKLGINRERVPFILTYDFVHVIQQGRTNNSEKFERFREYCERAYKILCRNGTLFVNLFAMMKAAGLPELTSFKDIQYLKDSLALGKSEEEALKNFKVKFNEALRESWKTKVNWMMHSLAKDNRP, encoded by the exons ATGCCCCCGGGGAAGTATGGGATGCAGGAGGAGGGGGACCAGGAGCTCATGATGGACTTCCTGCTGCCTACTGGGATCTTCCTCAAATTTCCTGTGTCTCCAAACGACACCatcaaaagcatcaaaaaa ATGGTTTGGAAAAATGCCAGAAGTGAGGCCCTGTTCAGTGCACTGGGTGATCCCGACGCATACGTCTTCACTTGCATCAACCAGACAGCAGAGAGGGAAGAACTGGAGGAAGAATCGAGGCGCATTAGTGACGTGCGGCCCTTTATGGGTGTTCTGAGGCTGGTGGCGAGGGAGGGCGACCGAGTGGAGAAACTCACCAACACCCAAATCAGCCTGTTAATTGGCAAAG GTCTGCATGAGTTTGAGGCCCAGAAGAACCACGAGGTGAATGAGTTTCGGGCAAAGATGCGTGCGTTTTGTGAAGAGAAGGCTCAGGAGCGGCAGATGTTGCCATGGCAGCAGTGGATGGAATACAGCTTCCCCTGTGACCTGGAGCCGTGCTGCTCTCCGCCGGAGTGTGGGAGCGTGAAGTCAAAAAACACCAAGAAGATTTTCATCAACGTTAAGTTTGAGGCTTGTGAT GAAAGCTTCATGCTGCAGCAGGACCTTCAGGACTTTCCATTGGCTCTGATGAAGAGCGCCCTGAAGAAGAAGGCCACCGTCTTTCGCTCAGTGCGACAGGAGCCCGAGGACTACACCTTACAGGTCAACGGGAGGTGGGAGTTCATCTATGGGAAACATCCCATGTGCCAGTTCAAA TACATGTTCTCGTGTTTGAGAAATAACCAGATCCCTCATCTAACCATGGTGCATCACTCCACCATCAGCAAATACCAGGAGGAGCAGGGCAGAATGAGCAGCCAGGGGTACAAGACTCGCTCCTTGTCCAGACCTCCTCCACTGCCCCTGAAGAAG AACACCTCATCTCTGTGGTCCATCAATGAGCCTTTCTACATTCACCTGCTGCAGGGCAGCCGAGTCAATGCAGACGAAGGAATGAAG CTTGTGGTGCAGGCCGGTCTGTTCCATGGCAGTGAACTCCTCTGTAAGGTGGTGACAACCTCGGAGGTGACAGTGTGCTCTGAGCCGCTGTGGGATCAGAAGCTAGAGTTTGACATAAATGTGGCTGACCTGCCTCGCATGAGCCGCCTGTGCTTTGCGCTCTATGCTGTCATTGAGAAAGCCAAGAAACCCCGCGGCACtaaaaagaagaacaagaaagCG GATTGTCCGATAGCCTGGGTGAACACCATGGTGTTCGACTACAAGGACCAACTGAAGACTGGGGAGTTCCTCTTGTCCACATGGCCATCTGTTCCTG ATGACAAAAGTGACCTGTTGAACCCAATGGGAACAGTCGAGAAGAACCCCAATGTGGACAGTGCTGCTGGGCTTCTCATTCGCTTCCCTAACATCCGGCCACATCCTCTCTATTACCCTCCACTGGACAAG GTGAGTGACATGGAGAAGAATGGTGATGCAGCTATTGTCACAAAAGAAGAG TGCATGAAACTAAAAGAAATCATGGACAACAAAAACCACACTGAGTTTTTCGAGGATGAAAAGGACCTCTTGTGGAAGCTCCGCACGGAAGTCCGCGATCATTATCATGAAAGTCTGTCCAAGCTGCTCCTTATCACCAAGTGGAATCGGCGCGAGGACGTAGTTCAG ATGATGAGTTTACTGAGGACCTGGCGGGACCTCCCTGCCATTCATGCCTTGGAGCTCTTGGACTACAGTTTTCCCGACCCAGTGGTCCGTTCTTTCACAATCAGATGCCTCAGGAAGCTCAG TGATGATGAACTGCTGCAGTACTTAATCCAGCTGGTCCAGGTCCTGAAGTACGAGTCTTACTTGGACTGTGACCTCACCACTTTCCTGCTAGAAAGGGCTTTGTCCAACTGGAGGAttggacactttctgttttGGCATCTCAG GTCAGAGATTCACGTTGCGTCTGTAAGTTTGCGTTTTGGGCTGATTCTGGAGGCCTACTGCAGGGGAAACATCCACCACATCAAGCTTTTAAGCAAACAG AACGAGGCTCTGGGCAAAATGAAGGCCCTGAGTGACTTTGTTAAGTCGGGCTCCCAGAAGATGACAGCTGATGACCTGAAGCTGTGTATCAGACAGGAGTCCTACCTGGAGGCTCTGTCAGACCTGCTGTCACCACTCAACCCCAGCATCATCCTCGCTGAGATCTG TGCAGACAAGTGCAGGTTTATGGACTCCAAGATGAAGCCGATCTGGCTGATGTATAACCCCTGCACTCAAGAAGACATGGTGGGCATCATCTTCAAGAACGGTGATG ATCTTCGACAAGACATGTTGACCCTCCAGATGATCCAGCTGATGGAGAATTTATGGAAGAGAGAAGGCCTGGATCTCAG GATGATCCCATATGGCTGCTTGTCCACTGGGAACAAGATGGGGCTCATCGAGGTAGTGAAGAACTCCGACACTATCGCCAACATCCAACGTAACAGCAGCAACAGTGCTGCCACCGCTGCCTTCAACAAGGATGCCCTGCTCAACTGGCTCAAATCTAAGAATCCTGA GGACAAACTTGATCGAGCAATAGAGGAGTTCACACTGTCCTGTGCTGGCTACTGTGTAGCTACTTACGTCCTGGGCATTGGAGATCGTCACAACGACAATATCATGATCAGGGAAACTGGACAG CTGTTCCACATTGACTTTGGGCATTTCTTGGGCAACTTCAAGCGGAAACTGGGAATCAACAGGGAGCGTGTGCCTTTTATCTTGACTTATGACTTTGTCCATGTGATCCAGCAAGGAAGGACGAACAACAGTGAGAAGTTTGAGAG ATTCAGGGAGTACTGTGAGCGGGCCTATAAGATCCTGTGTCGAAACGGGACGCTGTTCGTCAACCTCTTTGCCATGATGAAGGCAGCAGGACTGCCAGAGCTCACCTCCTTCAAAGACATCCAGTATCTAAAG gaCTCTTTAGCTTTGGGAAAATCAGAGGAAGAGGCCCTGAAGAATTTCAAAGTGAAGTTCAACGAAGCTCTGCGTGAGAGCTGGAAGACGAAGGTCAACTGGATGATGCACTCCTTGGCCAAAGATAATAGACCGTGA